One window of the Corvus moneduloides isolate bCorMon1 chromosome 10, bCorMon1.pri, whole genome shotgun sequence genome contains the following:
- the LOC116449008 gene encoding zinc finger protein ZIC 1: protein MLLDAGPQYPAIGVTTFGSSRHHSTADVTDREVGLGINPFADGMGAFKINPSTHELASAGQTAFTSQAPGYAAAALGHHHHPTHVSSYSSAAFNSTRDFLFRNRGFGEAAAASAQHSLFASAAGSFAGPHGHTDAAGHILFPGLHEQATSHASPNVVNGQMRLGFSGDMYGRPDQYGQVTSPRSEHYASTQLHGYGHMNMNMAAHHGAGAFFRYMRQPIKQELICKWIEPEQLSNPKKSCNKTFSTMHELVTHVTVEHVGGPEQSNHICFWEECPREGKPFKAKYKLVNHIRVHTGEKPFPCPFPGCGKVFARSENLKIHKRTHTGEKPFKCEFEGCDRRFANSSDRKKHMHVHTSDKPYLCKMCDKSYTHPSSLRKHMKVHESSSQGSQPSPAASSGYESSTPPTIVSPSTENQTASSLSPSSSAVHHTSSHSTLTSNFNEWYV, encoded by the exons ATGCTTCTGGATGCTGGACCGCAGTATCCCGCCATAGGAGTCACTACCTTCGGATCCTCTCGCCACCACTCCACGGCCGATGTCACGGACAGAGAAGTGGGGCTGGGGATCAACCCCTTCGCCGACGGCATGGGCGCCTTCAAAATCAACCCCAGCACCCACGAGCTGGCCTCGGCCGGCCAGACCGCCTTCACCTCGCAGGCGCCCGGCTACGCGGCGGCGGCCCTGGGGCACCACCACCACCCGACCCATGTCAGCTCCTATTCCAGCGCCGCCTTCAACTCCACCCGGGACTTTCTGTTCCGCAACCGCGGCTTcggggaggcggcggccgcCAGCGCGCAGCACAGCCTCTTCGCCTCCGCTGCCGGCAGCTTCGCCGGACCCCACGGACACACAGATGCCGCGGGACATATACTTTTCCCGGGGCTGCACGAGCAAGCCACCAGCCACGCTTCGCCTAACGTGGTGAACGGGCAGATGCGCCTGGGTTTCTCCGGAGACATGTACGGCAGACCCGACCAGTACGGCCAGGTCACCAGCCCCCGCTCCGAGCACTACGCCTCGACCCAGCTGCACGGCTACGGCCACATGAACATGAACATGGCAGCCCACCACGGGGCAGGGGCCTTCTTTCGTTACATGAGGCAGCCCATCAAACAGGAACTCATCTGTAAATGGATTGAGCCCGAGCAATTGTCAAACCCCAAAAAGTCCTGCAACAAAACTTTCAGCACGATGCACGAGCTGGTGACTCATGTCACGGTGGAGCACGTTGGAGGACCCGAGCAGTCCAATCACATATGTTTCTGGGAAGAGTGTCCAAGAGAAGGGAAACCTTTCAAGGCCAAATATAAACTTGTAAATCACATCAGAGTCCACACAGGTGAAAAACCTTtcccctgccctttcccaggCTGTGGCAAAGTGTTTGCCAGATCAGAGAATCTCAAAATACACAAAAGAACTCATACAG GTGAAAAACCATTTAAGTGTGAGTTCGAGGGCTGTGACAGGCGCTTTGCAAACAGCAGCGACCGCAAAAAGCACATGCATGTGCACACTTCCGACAAGCCCTATCTCTGCAAAATGTGCGACAAGTCCTACACGCACCCCAGCTCCCTCCGAAAGCACATGAAG GTCCATGAATCATCCTCGCAGGGGTCCCAGCCTTCTCCCGCCGCCAGCTCAGGCTACGAGTCCTCCACCCCTCCAACCATCGTGTCTCCATCCACAGAAAACCAGACTGCCAGCTCCTTatccccttcctcctctgcagtCCATCACACGTCCAGCCACAGCACGCTTACATCAAATTTTAACGAATGGTACGTCTAA